One stretch of Bombus vancouverensis nearcticus chromosome 16, iyBomVanc1_principal, whole genome shotgun sequence DNA includes these proteins:
- the LOC117154525 gene encoding tumor protein p63-regulated gene 1-like protein isoform X2 yields MDETYFDEGPAGNFETATLEITKELDVNELNSQNTVPVGADTAKKNRENKTYTSSEVPSSKDLSNIPFKHIDIHSFFSDRNEVVDRALKDCQESLINEEENDIIGSWLLTEISLWDIEKERLVILSKKAIYSIKYDFISLKILEYNRIPLLQIDTLISGELVYPPSSLAPKRHMSGIRLMWNKGNPVPLTKKWNPFAKDIPWLTYASHPLFWYKGSEVEKARFNVEGLQSLIKNFLPSDCITRNGLIIIENYFGVGALVHNRNGLGFYKIRGKVSF; encoded by the exons ATGGATGAAACGTATTTCGATGAAGGACCCGCGGGAAATTTTGAAACAGCTACGCTAGAAATCACCAAAGAACTCGATGTCAATGAGTTGAATAGTCAGAACACTGTTCCTGTTG gagctgatACTGCAAAGAAGAACAGAGAGAATAAGACATATACTTCAAGTGAAGTTCCATCATCGAAGGACTTGTCTAATATCCCTTTCAAACATATAGATATTCACTCTTTTTTCTCTGACAGAAACGAAGTTGTTGACAGAGCGCTAAAAGATTGCCAAgagagtttaataaatgaagaGGAAAACGATATTATTGGAAGCTGGCTGTTGACAGA AATAAGTCTGTGGGATATTGAGAAAGAAAGATTGGTAATACTTTCAAAAAAAGCTATTTATTCAATAAAGTATGACTTCATCTCTTTAAAGATATTAGAGTACAACCGGATACCTTTGTTGCAAATTGATACGCTCATCTCGGGCGAATTAGTTTATCCTCCTTCGTCTTTAGCGCC AAAAAGGCACATGTCTGGGATAAGACTGATGTGGAACAAAGGCAATCCAGTACCATTAACTAAGAAATGGAATCCATTTGCAAAGGATATACCATGGCTTACTTATGCTAGTCATCCGTTATTTTGGTACAAAG GATCAGAAGTAGAGAAAGCAAGGTTTAATGTTGAAGGTTTACAgtcattgattaaaaatttcttgCCTTCAGACTGCATTACAAGAAATGGTCTTATTATCATAGAAAACTACTTTGGTGTAGGTGCCTTAGTACATAACAGAAATGGATTAGGTTTCTATAAAATTCGTGGTAAAGTCAGTTTTTAA
- the LOC117154520 gene encoding C1GALT1-specific chaperone 1 has translation MYLYRLKLWPVFLIGFGIGSLLALILFAAQDLFNNISICQKSSLNLYSTNRNDLKWFMSDTWIKQETVIQSWKDSTNMTYSKWLNNRKLRSKNIDMDTYLYGPESREESEAEWLKSNIHITCIVFVKKVKLARSIQDTWGKHCNKIYFFGQVKDPKMPIINFDIKLVSSWQLLCEAFKYVWKSSETLEWLIFVKDDTLVVLENLRYMLGPLNHTQNHYLGHAVTLWGQSYNVADAGYVISVGVLRKLIKMFDNSEKCVISGKYWKQEDYYLAKHLASMGIYPSDTRDQYLRGTFHGYSLQSLLWGGVKTGVYWTRALYPVKNECCSFMSVTFNVGESEKMHTLNYLLYHFHVLKREAVFGSRKAAISISDKDVWRVALEEEFNITNLNNISSEVYYEIWHAKYSEPGQLISKNYQAND, from the exons ATGTATCTCTACCGTCTTAAACTGTGGCCTGTGTTTCTAATTGGATTCGGAATCGGCTCTCTCCTTGCTCTGATCTTATTTGCTGCTCAAgatttatttaacaatatttccaTTTGTCAGAAATCATCATTAAATTTGTACTCTACAAACAGAAATGATCTTAAATGGTTCATGTCTGATACATGGATCAAGCAAGAGACTGTTATACAGAGTTGGAAAGATTCAACAAACATGACATATAGTAAATGGTTGAATAATAGAAAACTGAGGTCAAAAAATATTGATATGGATACTTATCTTTATGGACCTGAAAGTAGGGAAGAATCAGAAGCAGAGTGGTTGAAGTCAAATATTCACATCACTTGTATTGTATttgtaaaaaaagttaaattggCTAGATCTATCCAGGATACTTGGGGAAAACATTGTAACAAGATATATTTCTTTGGTCAAGTGAAAGATCCTAAAATGCCTATTAtaaattttgatataaaattagtATCTTCATGGCAACTTTTATGTGAAGCCTTCAAGTATGTGTGGAAGAGCAGTGAAACGTTAGAATGGCTTATCTTTGTAAAAGATGACACATTAGTGGTTCTTGAAAATTTGCGGTACATGCTTGGCCCATTAAATCACACTCAGAATCATTATTTGGGTCATGCAGTTACTCTCTGGGGTCAATCTTATAATGTAGCTGATGCTGGATATGTAATTAGTGTGGGAGTGCTTAGGAAGCTAATTAAAATGTTTGATAACTCAGAAAAATGTGTAATCAGTGGCAAATATTGGAAACAGGAAGATTATTATCTCG CTAAACATTTGGCGTCTATGGGAATTTATCCTTCTGATACAAGGGACCAGTATTTAAGGGGAACCTTTCATGGATACTCTTTGCAATCTTTATTATGGGGTGGTGTTAAGACTGGTGTTTATTGGACTCGTGCATTATACCCAGTAAAAAACGAATGCTGCTCATTTATGTCTGTTACTTTTAATGTAGGAGAATCAGAAAAAATGCACacattgaattatttattatatcattttcatGTCTTAAAGAGGGAAGCTGTTTTTGGAAGTAGAAAAGCAGCAATATCCATATCTGACAAGGAT gTCTGGAGAGTTGCGTTGGAAGAAGAgtttaatattacaaatttaaataacatttctAGCGAGGTGTACTACGAGATATGGCATGCAAAATATTCTGAACCAGGACAATTAATTAGTAAAAATTATCAGGCTAATGActaa
- the LOC117154525 gene encoding tumor protein p63-regulated gene 1-like protein isoform X1: MDETYFDEGPAGNFETATLEITKELDVNELNSQNTVPVGADTAKKNRENKTYTSSEVPSSKDLSNIPFKHIDIHSFFSDRNEVVDRALKDCQESLINEEENDIIGSWLLTEISLWDIEKERLVILSKKAIYSIKYDFISLKILEYNRIPLLQIDTLISGELVYPPSSLAPRLNGLAEGVSSIFHYAGRQEWSTLVSCTDFAQFEPRKRHMSGIRLMWNKGNPVPLTKKWNPFAKDIPWLTYASHPLFWYKGSEVEKARFNVEGLQSLIKNFLPSDCITRNGLIIIENYFGVGALVHNRNGLGFYKIRGKVSF, translated from the exons ATGGATGAAACGTATTTCGATGAAGGACCCGCGGGAAATTTTGAAACAGCTACGCTAGAAATCACCAAAGAACTCGATGTCAATGAGTTGAATAGTCAGAACACTGTTCCTGTTG gagctgatACTGCAAAGAAGAACAGAGAGAATAAGACATATACTTCAAGTGAAGTTCCATCATCGAAGGACTTGTCTAATATCCCTTTCAAACATATAGATATTCACTCTTTTTTCTCTGACAGAAACGAAGTTGTTGACAGAGCGCTAAAAGATTGCCAAgagagtttaataaatgaagaGGAAAACGATATTATTGGAAGCTGGCTGTTGACAGA AATAAGTCTGTGGGATATTGAGAAAGAAAGATTGGTAATACTTTCAAAAAAAGCTATTTATTCAATAAAGTATGACTTCATCTCTTTAAAGATATTAGAGTACAACCGGATACCTTTGTTGCAAATTGATACGCTCATCTCGGGCGAATTAGTTTATCCTCCTTCGTCTTTAGCGCC ACGATTAAATGGATTGGCAGAGGGTGTATCGTCAATATTTCATTACGCAGGCCGTCAAGAGTGGTCTACTCTTGTCTCTTGTACAGATTTTGCACAGTTTGAACCTAG AAAAAGGCACATGTCTGGGATAAGACTGATGTGGAACAAAGGCAATCCAGTACCATTAACTAAGAAATGGAATCCATTTGCAAAGGATATACCATGGCTTACTTATGCTAGTCATCCGTTATTTTGGTACAAAG GATCAGAAGTAGAGAAAGCAAGGTTTAATGTTGAAGGTTTACAgtcattgattaaaaatttcttgCCTTCAGACTGCATTACAAGAAATGGTCTTATTATCATAGAAAACTACTTTGGTGTAGGTGCCTTAGTACATAACAGAAATGGATTAGGTTTCTATAAAATTCGTGGTAAAGTCAGTTTTTAA